The proteins below are encoded in one region of bacterium:
- the cofE gene encoding coenzyme F420-0:L-glutamate ligase, translating to MSPRRGRLLARVTLTAIPGVPDVRPGADLAALIVHALRSAGLRPAAGDALVVAQKVVSKAEGSVVDLATVTPGPAAARLAETLERDPRLVEVVLGESTRVVRAEHGVLITEHRLGFICANAGVDHSNVGLGPDTVSLLPRNPDASARVMRDALRTAFGVPVAVVINDSHGRPHRAGAVGVCIGAAGLEPVVSLVGRPDLYGYTLRTSTEAIADELAAAATLLQGQCAEAVPAVLVQGLAVADGPGGAAQLLRDPAHDLFR from the coding sequence GTGAGCCCGCGCCGCGGGCGGCTCTTGGCGCGGGTCACCCTGACGGCGATCCCCGGCGTGCCCGACGTGCGCCCGGGCGCCGACCTCGCGGCGCTGATTGTCCACGCGCTGCGCTCCGCCGGCCTCAGGCCCGCGGCCGGCGACGCGCTGGTCGTCGCGCAGAAGGTCGTCAGCAAGGCCGAAGGGAGCGTCGTCGACCTCGCGACGGTGACGCCCGGCCCCGCCGCGGCGCGGCTCGCGGAGACGCTCGAGAGAGATCCCCGTCTCGTCGAGGTCGTGCTTGGCGAATCGACACGCGTGGTGCGCGCCGAGCACGGCGTGCTCATCACGGAGCACCGGCTCGGCTTCATCTGCGCGAACGCCGGGGTCGACCACAGCAACGTCGGCCTCGGCCCGGACACGGTGAGTCTCCTGCCGCGCAATCCCGATGCCTCGGCGCGGGTCATGCGCGACGCGCTGCGGACCGCGTTCGGCGTCCCGGTCGCCGTGGTGATCAACGACAGCCACGGCCGGCCGCACCGGGCGGGCGCGGTCGGTGTCTGCATCGGCGCCGCGGGCCTGGAGCCCGTGGTGAGCCTCGTCGGGCGCCCGGACCTCTACGGGTACACCCTGCGCACGTCGACGGAGGCGATCGCCGACGAACTCGCCGCGGCGGCGACCCTGCTGCAGGGCCAGTGCGCGGAGGCCGTGCCGGCCGTGCTCGTGCAGGGCCTCGCGGTGGCGGACGGCCCCGGCGGTGCCGCGCAGCTGCTGCGCGACCCCGCACACGACCTGTTCCGTTGA
- a CDS encoding TIGR03557 family F420-dependent LLM class oxidoreductase, translating into MPEFAYFCGTEQFQPETLLEHAAQAEAAGFDALTVSDHFHPWVDDASAASFVWSWLGAAALRTRRVRLATAVTCPLFRYHPAFVAQAAATVDRLSGGRFALGVGSGEGINERPLGWEFPGPKERRARMAEALVIMRRLLDGEKLDFAGEFYRTHAARLYSPPVRRVPLWMAAGAPLAAQLAGRLADGLIVSVKVPPEAQAQAVDPCLDAAGRARRPKPTIVAQRWSILARDEDEAWQALMAWRGLRVEGRLDEVDPAVLRARADAMDRREIIAKYAWARTPEELVDVYRPLVEMGADIVTVQVTSVDQEATIRTLGRDVLPALRRLASPA; encoded by the coding sequence ATGCCCGAGTTCGCCTATTTCTGCGGAACCGAACAGTTTCAGCCCGAAACGCTTCTTGAACACGCGGCTCAGGCCGAGGCGGCCGGCTTTGACGCGCTCACGGTCTCGGACCATTTTCACCCCTGGGTGGACGATGCCTCGGCCGCGTCCTTCGTCTGGAGCTGGCTCGGCGCGGCCGCGCTGCGCACGCGCCGCGTGCGGCTCGCCACCGCGGTCACGTGTCCGCTCTTTCGCTATCATCCCGCGTTCGTCGCGCAGGCGGCGGCGACGGTGGACCGGCTGTCCGGCGGCCGGTTCGCCCTCGGCGTCGGGAGCGGCGAGGGCATCAACGAGCGGCCGCTCGGGTGGGAGTTCCCGGGGCCGAAGGAGCGCCGGGCGCGCATGGCCGAGGCGCTGGTCATCATGCGCCGGCTGCTGGACGGTGAGAAGCTCGACTTCGCCGGCGAATTCTACCGGACCCATGCGGCGCGGCTGTACAGCCCGCCGGTGCGGCGCGTCCCCCTGTGGATGGCGGCCGGGGCCCCGCTGGCCGCGCAGCTGGCCGGCCGGCTCGCCGACGGGCTCATCGTCAGCGTCAAGGTCCCGCCCGAGGCGCAGGCGCAGGCCGTCGATCCCTGCCTGGACGCCGCGGGCCGGGCGCGGCGTCCCAAGCCGACGATCGTCGCCCAGCGCTGGTCCATTCTGGCGCGGGACGAGGACGAGGCCTGGCAGGCGCTCATGGCCTGGCGGGGGCTGCGCGTCGAGGGGCGGTTGGACGAAGTCGATCCCGCGGTCCTGCGCGCGCGGGCCGATGCGATGGATCGCCGCGAGATCATCGCCAAGTACGCGTGGGCACGCACGCCGGAAGAGCTGGTCGACGTCTACCGCCCGCTGGTGGAGATGGGCGCGGACATCGTCACGGTGCAGGTGACGTCCGTCGACCAGGAGGCCACGATCAGGACCCTCGGCCGCGACGTCCTGCCGGCGCTCCGCCGTCTCGCGTCGCCGGCGTGA